In Microbacterium esteraromaticum, the following proteins share a genomic window:
- a CDS encoding DUF1844 domain-containing protein, giving the protein MTLRSPQKSTRKQPEVTIPAEHHDDRHERWEQQEHAASAATRDIADVPAVEVITTTAVHLMSAAAVKVGLADSPDEQTDLDEARKLINALAGLITAGAPEISDMHARSLRDGLRSLQLAFREASVIPDPIGKGPGEKWTGPVN; this is encoded by the coding sequence ATGACACTCCGAAGCCCGCAGAAGTCTACCAGAAAGCAACCCGAAGTGACGATTCCTGCCGAGCACCATGATGACCGCCACGAGCGCTGGGAGCAGCAGGAGCACGCGGCGAGCGCCGCGACCCGCGACATCGCCGACGTTCCCGCGGTCGAGGTGATCACCACTACGGCTGTGCACCTGATGAGCGCCGCGGCCGTGAAAGTCGGCCTCGCGGACTCCCCTGACGAGCAGACGGACCTCGACGAGGCCCGCAAGCTCATCAACGCCCTGGCGGGTCTCATCACTGCCGGCGCCCCCGAGATCAGCGACATGCACGCACGCTCGCTGCGCGACGGCCTGCGCTCCCTTCAGCTGGCATTCCGCGAGGCATCCGTCATCCCCGACCCGATCGGCAAGGGCCCTGGCGAGAAGTGGACCGGTCCGGTCAACTGA
- the rpmI gene encoding 50S ribosomal protein L35 → MPKQKTHSGAKKRFKITGSGKLKKQQAGMRHNLEVKPSRRTRRLNQDQVLSKADTKVAKKLLGR, encoded by the coding sequence ATGCCGAAGCAGAAGACCCACTCGGGTGCGAAGAAGCGCTTCAAGATCACCGGCAGCGGAAAGCTGAAGAAGCAGCAGGCCGGCATGCGCCACAACCTCGAGGTCAAGCCGAGCCGTCGCACCCGTCGCCTGAACCAGGACCAGGTCCTCTCGAAGGCCGACACCAAGGTCGCCAAGAAGCTTCTCGGTCGCTGA
- a CDS encoding SseB family protein, which translates to MSPATDDACDHGHGAANSGDSAGVPWVGRSFESNPHAADDGSADPALHAALLRFRSGEGSQVEVVDAFRAARVLVPLVAERGDEGVGPTGLKVDKTQELSIVTVAAPDGRRVQPVFSSVDTMRRWDSTARPIPVEAIRVALSASSEQTDLIVLDPASETEFVFRRPAVWAIAQAQRWEPSFHSPEVFTALRESIAHELAVIDVSVAPGDPDARMRGPELIVTLELVDGLERETLDAVLARLAQRWAADDRMAVLVDSLTVKLTRSAG; encoded by the coding sequence ATGTCGCCGGCGACTGACGACGCCTGCGACCACGGGCACGGCGCCGCGAACAGCGGTGACTCGGCCGGTGTGCCATGGGTGGGCCGCAGCTTCGAATCGAATCCGCACGCCGCGGACGACGGTTCCGCTGACCCCGCACTGCACGCCGCTCTGCTTCGCTTCCGGTCCGGTGAGGGCTCGCAGGTCGAGGTGGTCGACGCCTTCCGCGCTGCCCGCGTGCTGGTGCCGCTCGTCGCCGAGCGGGGCGATGAGGGCGTCGGTCCGACCGGTCTGAAGGTCGACAAGACGCAGGAGCTCTCGATCGTCACGGTCGCGGCCCCGGATGGCCGTCGCGTGCAGCCGGTGTTCTCCTCCGTCGACACGATGCGCCGTTGGGACTCCACCGCCCGGCCGATTCCGGTCGAGGCGATCCGGGTGGCGCTGTCGGCGTCCAGTGAGCAGACGGATCTGATCGTGCTCGACCCGGCATCCGAGACCGAGTTCGTCTTCCGGCGCCCGGCGGTCTGGGCGATCGCCCAGGCTCAGCGCTGGGAACCGAGCTTCCATTCGCCCGAGGTGTTCACGGCGCTGCGCGAGAGCATCGCGCACGAGCTCGCCGTGATCGACGTGTCGGTCGCCCCGGGGGATCCGGATGCCCGGATGCGCGGACCCGAGCTCATCGTGACTCTCGAACTGGTCGACGGCCTCGAGCGCGAGACGCTCGACGCGGTGCTCGCGCGACTCGCGCAGCGCTGGGCGGCGGATGACCGGATGGCCGTGCTCGTCGATTCCCTGACGGTCAAGCTCACTCGGTCCGCCGGCTGA
- the priA gene encoding bifunctional 1-(5-phosphoribosyl)-5-((5-phosphoribosylamino)methylideneamino)imidazole-4-carboxamide isomerase/phosphoribosylanthranilate isomerase PriA has product MNDFAQSPSLILLPAVDVAGGKAVRLTQGEAGTETSYGDPVDAAGEFVDAGAQWIHLVDLDAAFGRGSNTAILRKVIKQYRGVNIELSGGIRDDASLDAALEAGATRINLGTAALENPEWSADVISRYGDAIAVGLDVRGTTLAARGWTKEGGDIWDVLERLEEAGCSRYVVTDVTKDGTLRGPNLELLREITSRTPKPVIASGGVASLDDIAALRELVPLGVEGAIVGKALYAGQFTLAEALDVAGD; this is encoded by the coding sequence ATGAACGACTTCGCACAGTCCCCCTCGCTGATCCTCCTGCCGGCGGTCGACGTCGCCGGCGGCAAGGCGGTGCGCCTGACGCAGGGTGAGGCGGGCACCGAGACCAGCTACGGCGACCCCGTCGACGCGGCGGGCGAGTTCGTCGACGCCGGCGCGCAGTGGATCCACCTCGTCGACCTCGACGCGGCGTTCGGTCGCGGAAGCAACACCGCCATCCTCCGCAAGGTGATCAAGCAGTACCGCGGAGTGAACATCGAGCTCTCGGGCGGCATCCGCGACGACGCCAGCCTCGACGCAGCTCTCGAGGCCGGTGCCACACGCATCAACCTCGGCACGGCGGCACTCGAGAATCCCGAGTGGTCCGCCGACGTCATCAGCCGCTACGGCGACGCCATCGCCGTCGGTCTCGACGTCCGCGGCACCACTCTCGCGGCGCGCGGCTGGACGAAGGAGGGCGGTGACATCTGGGATGTGCTCGAGCGCCTCGAAGAGGCCGGCTGCAGCCGGTACGTCGTCACCGACGTCACCAAGGACGGAACGCTGCGCGGACCGAACCTCGAGCTGCTGCGTGAGATCACCTCGCGCACCCCGAAGCCCGTGATCGCATCGGGCGGCGTCGCCTCGCTCGACGACATCGCCGCGCTCCGCGAGCTCGTGCCGCTGGGCGTCGAGGGCGCGATCGTGGGCAAGGCCCTCTACGCCGGACAGTTCACGCTGGCAGAGGCGCTGGATGTCGCCGGCGACTGA
- the rplT gene encoding 50S ribosomal protein L20 — protein MARVKRAVNAQKKRRVILERASGYRGQRSRLYRKAKEQVTHSLVYAYRDRRKRKGDFRRLWIQRINAAARQNGITYNRFIQGLGLAGVQVDRRMLADLAVTDAGAFAALVEVAKNALPSDVNAPKAAA, from the coding sequence ATGGCAAGAGTCAAGCGCGCAGTCAACGCGCAGAAGAAGCGTCGCGTCATCCTCGAGCGCGCGTCCGGTTACCGCGGCCAGCGTTCGCGCCTGTACCGCAAGGCGAAGGAGCAGGTCACCCACTCGCTCGTCTACGCGTACCGTGACCGTCGCAAGCGCAAGGGCGACTTCCGTCGTCTGTGGATCCAGCGCATCAACGCCGCTGCCCGCCAGAACGGCATCACCTACAACCGCTTCATCCAGGGCCTCGGCCTCGCGGGTGTGCAGGTCGACCGTCGCATGCTGGCCGACCTGGCCGTGACCGACGCCGGTGCGTTCGCCGCCCTCGTCGAGGTCGCCAAGAACGCTCTGCCTTCGGACGTCAACGCGCCCAAGGCCGCTGCCTGA
- a CDS encoding MinD/ParA family ATP-binding protein yields MADAHHETEAAPLRRRATATRRGGAQATPLASEEPSPSAAPLVSDVPVISDVPLLPSDALTEPPRYHRESAAPTATPTPPATTSRREQRERPSFLQQERREEPARTGARGMLNRIGFSLPPGTAERAIRDNELVVGQHWPGPRTIAVVNGKGGAGKTPTTVLLSAVFARFGGAGVLAWDNNQTRGTLGWRTDTGPHDRTLFELLPEADRLLGAGAQSADLAHFVHHQAREKYDVLRSKPMRLAQENRLHSSDIDAIHAVAAKYYRLIIIDSGNDESDPMWLRMIDHADQIVVATTTRDDHAEAGALLLEALEDRDERSADLARRSVVVVTQADPKATAADVDQVVSGYRDLAREVVSIPFDREMVDGHLRLGALAPVTQTAWLAAGAAVARGL; encoded by the coding sequence ATGGCTGATGCGCACCACGAGACCGAGGCGGCTCCGTTGCGCCGACGCGCGACTGCGACCCGCCGCGGCGGAGCGCAGGCGACTCCTCTGGCCTCTGAGGAGCCATCGCCCTCCGCAGCGCCGCTGGTCTCCGACGTGCCCGTGATCTCCGATGTGCCGCTCCTGCCCTCTGACGCCCTCACCGAGCCGCCTCGCTACCACCGCGAGTCGGCTGCGCCCACCGCGACGCCCACCCCGCCGGCGACGACCTCAAGGCGCGAGCAGCGCGAGCGTCCGTCATTCCTGCAGCAGGAGCGCCGGGAAGAGCCGGCGCGAACCGGTGCGCGAGGGATGCTGAACCGCATCGGATTCTCGCTCCCGCCCGGAACCGCCGAGCGGGCGATCCGTGACAATGAGCTGGTGGTCGGCCAGCACTGGCCGGGGCCGCGCACGATCGCCGTCGTCAACGGCAAGGGCGGCGCGGGCAAGACCCCGACGACAGTGCTGCTCTCAGCCGTGTTCGCACGCTTCGGCGGCGCCGGCGTACTGGCATGGGACAACAACCAGACCCGCGGCACCCTTGGCTGGCGCACCGACACCGGGCCCCATGACCGGACGCTGTTCGAGCTGCTGCCGGAGGCGGATCGTCTTCTCGGGGCGGGCGCGCAATCGGCCGATCTCGCTCACTTCGTGCATCATCAAGCACGGGAGAAGTACGACGTGCTGCGTTCGAAGCCGATGCGACTCGCACAGGAGAACCGGCTGCACTCCTCCGACATCGACGCGATCCACGCCGTCGCGGCGAAGTACTACCGCCTCATCATCATCGACTCCGGCAACGACGAGTCCGACCCCATGTGGCTTCGGATGATCGATCACGCCGACCAGATCGTCGTCGCGACCACCACCCGAGACGATCACGCCGAAGCCGGCGCGCTGCTGCTCGAGGCACTGGAGGACCGGGACGAGCGATCAGCCGATCTCGCTCGCCGATCGGTGGTCGTCGTCACCCAGGCCGATCCGAAGGCGACGGCGGCGGATGTCGATCAGGTGGTCAGTGGATACCGCGACCTGGCGCGCGAAGTCGTCTCGATCCCGTTCGATCGCGAGATGGTGGACGGCCATCTCCGACTCGGGGCCCTCGCGCCCGTGACCCAG
- the infC gene encoding translation initiation factor IF-3: protein MSDPRTNERIRVPEVRLVGPAGEQIGVVRIEAALRLAQEADLDLVEVAPNSKPPVVKIMDYGKFKYEAAQKAKEARRNQANTILKEVRFRLKIEAHDYTTKLKRAEGFLKAGDKVKAMILFRGREQSRPEQGVRLLRKFAEDVAEFGTVESNPTIDGRNMVMVVAPLKNKSEAKAEQNAVRTANKQAAREAKNGASADSAPTDESAA from the coding sequence ATCAGCGATCCCCGTACCAATGAGCGCATCCGCGTCCCCGAGGTCCGCCTCGTCGGTCCCGCGGGTGAGCAGATCGGTGTTGTCCGCATCGAGGCCGCACTGCGTCTTGCCCAGGAGGCCGACCTCGATCTCGTCGAGGTGGCACCCAACTCGAAGCCGCCCGTGGTCAAGATCATGGATTACGGCAAGTTCAAGTACGAGGCCGCGCAGAAGGCCAAGGAAGCACGCCGCAACCAGGCGAACACCATCCTCAAAGAGGTGCGCTTCCGCCTGAAGATCGAGGCACACGACTACACGACCAAGCTCAAGCGCGCTGAGGGCTTCCTCAAGGCGGGCGACAAGGTCAAGGCGATGATCCTCTTCCGCGGTCGCGAGCAGTCGCGCCCCGAGCAGGGCGTGCGTCTGCTGCGCAAGTTCGCCGAGGATGTCGCCGAGTTCGGCACGGTCGAGTCGAACCCGACCATCGACGGACGCAACATGGTCATGGTCGTCGCTCCGCTGAAGAACAAGTCCGAGGCGAAGGCCGAGCAGAACGCGGTCCGCACCGCGAACAAGCAGGCTGCCCGCGAGGCGAAGAACGGCGCCAGCGCCGATTCCGCGCCGACCGACGAGTCCGCGGCATAA